In Toxoplasma gondii ME49 chromosome X, whole genome shotgun sequence, a single genomic region encodes these proteins:
- a CDS encoding hypothetical protein (encoded by transcript TGME49_225953~Signal peptide predicted by SignalP 2.0 HMM (probability 0.968) with cleavage site probability 0.851 at residue 19) produces the protein MRFLSQCCVFAGFATRVCSQEAMGEFPHEAFEKQAGIEPVGAEHDDPASPWLHRTSVSVQPAAAPVSSFLPPNVPPSGVILANGPGNVQSYQVPGVGMTLGAGKKIPFILINNVAASVSQEAAQIPSSEQAEMTRLCVNTMGPGFVYSPARHLCEPAAAAAAASVEEV, from the exons ATGCGATTCCTTTCTCAATGTTGTGTATTTGCGGGTTTCGCCACCAGGGTTTGTTCTCAAGAAGCTATGGGAGAATTTCCACACGAGGCGTTCGAAAAACAGGCGGGGATAGAACCCGTTGGTGCTGAGCACGACGACCCGGCCTCCCCATGGTTACACAGGACATCCGTCAGTGTCCAGCCTGCCGCTGCTCCCGTTTCAAGTTTCCTGCCACCTAATGTCCCACCTTCCGGTGTTATTCTGGCCAACGGTCCCGGCAACGTTCAATCATACCAAGTCCCAGGCGTCGGTATGACTCTGGGAGCTGGAAAGAAG ATTCCTTTCATTTTAATCAACAACGTTGCAGCAAGTGTATCACAGG AGGCGGCTCAAATTCCGAGTTCTGAGCAAGCGGAAA TGACCAGGCTTTGCGTGAACACAATGGGACCCGGATTTGTGTATTCACCAGC AAGACATCTCTGCGAGCCTGCcgcggcagcagcagcagcaagcGTCGAGGAAGTGTGA
- a CDS encoding hypothetical protein (encoded by transcript TGME49_225955): MEGDEMNKPPTQQWIKNNYLPKVAAGKAASVTERQISESARESHAHRASELNQVKSDKVTSVHAGSQNPWKRAARIQPVNLTRTDGIIDFMEKCTNRIEELHDDLDDRAPETPIKGLPLHEKHLHSASPEDGSERAEKTRGARLAPLKVNALESRAGHPDAAATDTRQKCDLATEEYLPNECYDDQSLTFLLHDFRLIHEREYFFTGNNQIVLERLQHLTALTISDHWWLSPEVIKQILSFSRNLAVLELSGCRVDHAVAQALRGCTRLNALDLSYTKTLRSLASLQYLEVRTI; the protein is encoded by the exons ATGGAGGGCGACGAAATGAACAAACCACCAACACAGCAGTGGATCAAAAACAATTATTTGCCAAAAGTGGCTGCTGGCAAAGCAGCATCAGTGACAGAGCGGCAGATATCTGAATCTGCGCGGGAGTCCCACGCTCACCGGGCGTCGGAACTCAACCAGGTTAAGAGTGACAAGGTGACATCAGTGCACGCCGGGTCACAAAACCCGTGGAAGAGAGCAGCCCGGATACAGCCAGTTAACCTTACTCGAACAGATGGGATCATAGACTTCATGGAAAAATGCACAAATCGCATCGAAGAACTGCATGACGATCTTGACGACAGGGCGCCGGAGACACCAATCAAGGGTCTCCCGCTTCACGAGAAGCATCTGCACTCTGCGTCCCCTGAGGATGGATCAGAACGGGCGGAGAAGACTCGCGGAGCTAGGCTAGCCCCCCTAAAAGTGAATGCGCTGGAG TCGCGTGCAGGTCATCCAGATGCGGCAGCCACTGACACCCGACAAAAGTGTGATCTAGCCACCGAAGAGTATCTCCCGAACGAGTGCTACGACGACCAGAGTCTAACATTCCTGCTTCATGACTTCAGGTTAATACACGAGAGAGAATATTTCTTCACTGGGAACAATCAGATAGTGTTGGAACGGCTGCAACACCTTACGGCCCTCACCATCAGTGACCACTGGTGGCTAAGTCCCGAAGTGATTAAGCAAATTCTGTCGTTCTCTCGAAACCTGGCCGTCCTGGAGTTGTCTGGATGTCGAGTAGATCATGCGGTTGCGCAAGCACTTCGTGGTTGCACCAG GCTGAACGCACTCGACCTGAGCTACACCAAGACTCTCCGGTCCCTGGCCAGCCTCCAATATCTTGAGGTTAGGACAATTTAA